In Streptomyces nojiriensis, one genomic interval encodes:
- a CDS encoding 1-phosphofructokinase family hexose kinase: MILTVTLNTALDVTYQVPRLLPHASHRVSTVTERPGGKGINVAHVLAALGHEVTATGFAGGPVGSVVRALLERSPGVADALVPCAGNTRRTVAVADAASGDTTQFNEPGPQITAAEWSRFLARYEDLVRGARAVALCGSLPPGVPVGAYALLVRSARAAGVPVLLDTSGEALRRGVAARPEIIKPNAAELAELTGSRDPVPATRDARRRGAHAVVTSLGPGGLLAATAEGCWQAAPPRRLSGNPTGAGDSAVAGLLSALAEGLDWPERLTRAVALSAATVLAPVAGEFDPGVYEELRGAVSATGVAIP, from the coding sequence ATGATCCTTACCGTGACGCTCAACACCGCGCTCGACGTCACGTACCAAGTGCCGCGGCTGCTGCCGCACGCCTCGCACCGGGTCTCCACCGTCACCGAACGCCCCGGAGGCAAGGGGATCAACGTCGCGCACGTCCTGGCCGCCCTCGGCCACGAGGTGACCGCCACGGGCTTCGCCGGCGGGCCCGTCGGCTCCGTCGTACGGGCGCTGCTGGAGCGGTCGCCGGGCGTGGCCGACGCCCTGGTGCCCTGCGCGGGCAACACCCGCCGCACGGTCGCCGTGGCCGACGCGGCCTCCGGCGACACCACGCAGTTCAACGAGCCGGGCCCGCAGATCACCGCCGCCGAGTGGTCACGGTTCCTGGCCCGCTACGAGGACCTCGTGCGCGGCGCCCGCGCGGTGGCCCTGTGCGGCAGCCTCCCGCCGGGCGTGCCGGTGGGCGCGTACGCGCTGCTCGTACGGTCGGCCCGGGCGGCCGGGGTGCCCGTCCTGCTGGACACCAGCGGCGAGGCCCTGCGCCGCGGGGTGGCCGCCCGCCCGGAGATCATCAAGCCGAACGCCGCCGAACTGGCCGAGCTCACCGGCTCCCGCGATCCGGTCCCCGCCACCCGCGACGCCCGCCGCCGGGGCGCCCACGCGGTGGTCACCTCGCTCGGCCCGGGCGGCCTGCTGGCCGCCACCGCCGAGGGCTGCTGGCAGGCGGCCCCGCCGCGCCGGCTGTCCGGCAACCCGACCGGCGCCGGCGACTCCGCGGTCGCCGGCCTGCTGTCCGCACTGGCGGAGGGCCTGGACTGGCCGGAACGCCTCACCCGCGCGGTCGCCCTCTCGGCGGCCACCGTCCTCGCCCCGGTGGCGGGAGAGTTCGACCCCGGCGTCTACGAGGAGCTGCGGGGCGCCGTCTCCGCCACGGGAGTGGCGATTCCCTGA
- the nagA gene encoding N-acetylglucosamine-6-phosphate deacetylase produces MSGSAHSTVLSGARVVLPTGTVANGRVIVDGDRIAGSAHEGARSVDLTGHWIVPGFVDMHNHGGGGASFTSGTAEDVLKGVRTHREHGTTTLVASTVTGDLDELARRAALLAELTQAGEIAGIHFEGPFINPCRKGAHKEDLLRDPDPAEVRKLIDAAHGAARMFTLATELPGGLDSVRLLAEHGVIAAIGHTDATYEQTRAAIDAGATVATHLFNAMPPLAHREPGPIAALLEDERITVELINDGTHLHPAALELAFHHAGAHRVALITDAMDAAGFGDGTYHLGPLEVEVKHGVARLVEGGSIAGSTLTLDTAFKRSVTLDKLPVESVVQAISANPAKLIGLYDEIGSLEPGKYADLVVLDAAFDVKGVMRRGEWIVSPPS; encoded by the coding sequence ATGTCCGGAAGCGCGCACAGCACTGTTCTTTCGGGTGCCAGGGTGGTGCTGCCCACCGGAACGGTGGCGAACGGCAGGGTCATCGTCGACGGCGACCGCATCGCCGGCAGCGCCCACGAGGGTGCGCGGAGCGTCGACCTGACCGGGCACTGGATCGTCCCCGGCTTCGTCGACATGCACAACCACGGCGGCGGCGGCGCCTCGTTCACCTCCGGCACCGCCGAGGACGTCCTGAAGGGCGTCCGCACCCACCGCGAGCACGGCACCACCACCCTCGTCGCCTCCACCGTCACCGGGGACCTGGACGAGCTGGCCCGCCGCGCCGCCCTGCTCGCCGAGCTGACGCAAGCGGGCGAGATCGCCGGCATCCACTTCGAGGGGCCGTTCATCAACCCCTGCCGCAAGGGCGCCCACAAGGAGGACCTGCTCCGCGACCCCGACCCGGCCGAGGTCCGCAAGCTGATCGACGCCGCGCACGGCGCCGCCCGCATGTTCACCCTCGCCACCGAACTGCCGGGCGGCCTGGACTCCGTACGGCTGCTCGCCGAGCACGGGGTCATCGCGGCGATCGGCCACACGGACGCCACGTACGAGCAGACGCGCGCCGCCATCGACGCGGGCGCGACCGTGGCCACCCACCTCTTCAACGCGATGCCGCCCCTTGCCCACCGCGAACCCGGCCCGATCGCCGCACTGCTGGAGGACGAGCGGATCACCGTCGAGCTCATCAACGACGGCACCCACCTGCACCCGGCGGCACTGGAACTGGCCTTCCACCACGCGGGCGCGCACCGCGTCGCGCTGATCACCGACGCGATGGACGCGGCCGGCTTCGGCGACGGGACCTACCACCTCGGCCCGCTGGAGGTCGAGGTCAAGCACGGCGTGGCACGGCTGGTGGAGGGCGGCTCCATCGCCGGCTCGACGCTGACCCTGGACACCGCCTTCAAGCGCTCGGTGACCCTCGACAAGCTGCCGGTGGAGTCCGTGGTCCAGGCGATCTCCGCCAACCCGGCCAAGCTGATCGGCCTGTACGACGAGATCGGCTCGCTGGAGCCCGGCAAGTACGCGGACCTCGTCGTGCTGGACGCCGCGTTCGACGTCAAGGGAGTCATGCGGCGCGGCGAATGGATCGTCAGCCCGCCCTCCTGA
- a CDS encoding ROK family protein has product MKHVIALDVGGTGMKAALVADDGTLLHEARRATGRERGPDAVVETIQEFAAELLDTGRERFGRPASAAGVAVPGIVDAEHGIAVYAANLGWRDVPMRALLSSRLGGIPVALGHDVRTGGLAEGRIGAGRGADRFLFVPLGTGIAGAIGIAGRIEAGAHGYAGEIGHIVVRPGGPACGCGQHGCLETLASAAAVSRAWAAASGDPGADAADCAEAVASGDARAREVWLAAIGALADGLVTAITLLDPRTLIIGGGLAEAGETLFTPLRTAVEERVTFQRLPHIVPAALGDTAGCLGAGLLAWDLLATEVPA; this is encoded by the coding sequence GTGAAACACGTCATCGCCCTCGATGTGGGCGGCACCGGGATGAAGGCCGCCCTCGTCGCCGACGACGGCACCCTGCTCCACGAAGCGCGCCGGGCCACCGGCCGCGAACGGGGCCCCGACGCCGTCGTCGAGACGATCCAGGAGTTCGCCGCCGAGCTGCTCGACACCGGCCGGGAACGCTTCGGACGGCCCGCCTCGGCGGCCGGCGTCGCCGTCCCGGGCATCGTCGACGCCGAGCACGGGATCGCCGTCTACGCGGCGAACCTGGGCTGGCGCGACGTACCGATGCGCGCCCTGCTCAGCAGCCGCCTCGGCGGCATCCCCGTGGCCCTCGGCCACGACGTGCGCACGGGCGGACTGGCCGAGGGCCGCATCGGCGCCGGCCGGGGCGCCGACCGCTTCCTCTTCGTCCCGCTCGGCACCGGCATCGCCGGAGCCATCGGCATCGCCGGCCGCATCGAGGCCGGCGCCCACGGCTACGCGGGCGAGATCGGGCACATCGTGGTGCGCCCGGGCGGCCCCGCCTGCGGCTGCGGCCAGCACGGCTGCCTGGAGACCCTCGCCTCCGCCGCGGCCGTCAGCCGCGCCTGGGCCGCAGCCTCCGGCGACCCCGGGGCCGACGCCGCGGACTGCGCCGAGGCCGTCGCCTCCGGGGACGCGCGCGCCCGGGAGGTCTGGCTGGCCGCCATCGGCGCCCTCGCCGACGGCCTGGTCACCGCCATCACCCTGCTGGACCCGCGCACGCTGATCATCGGCGGCGGGCTGGCGGAAGCCGGGGAGACCTTGTTCACACCACTACGGACGGCCGTGGAGGAGCGCGTGACGTTCCAGCGGCTCCCCCACATCGTTCCGGCTGCCCTCGGGGACACCGCCGGATGCCTGGGCGCAGGGCTGCTCGCCTGGGACCTACTCGCCACGGAGGTACCTGCCTGA